In a genomic window of Tistrella bauzanensis:
- a CDS encoding TetR/AcrR family transcriptional regulator, whose amino-acid sequence MEETTRTRIIGAAEALFYEHGLRSVSVDAIAERAGVTKRTLYYHFASKDELIAAYLAARDAPTVERYRDWLGDDDRPLPDRITTMFSALAAFAKRPRWRGCGFTRAAVELAGQPGHPAVVMAADHKKRFESWLTEELRGSGVSDPGLVGRQVMILLEGAIAQMLIHRDVSYAMAAGKAAAALVADGFPETLERAAPAEARMA is encoded by the coding sequence ATGGAAGAAACAACTCGAACCAGGATCATCGGCGCGGCGGAAGCTCTGTTCTACGAGCATGGGCTGCGCAGCGTGAGCGTGGATGCGATCGCGGAACGCGCCGGTGTCACGAAACGCACGCTCTACTATCATTTTGCAAGCAAGGACGAACTGATCGCCGCCTATCTGGCCGCGCGGGACGCGCCCACAGTTGAACGATATCGCGACTGGCTCGGCGACGACGACCGGCCGTTGCCCGATCGGATCACGACGATGTTCTCTGCTTTGGCGGCATTCGCCAAGCGCCCCAGATGGCGAGGCTGCGGGTTCACCCGCGCGGCGGTGGAACTCGCCGGTCAGCCCGGGCACCCGGCCGTCGTGATGGCGGCGGATCACAAGAAGCGCTTCGAAAGCTGGCTGACGGAGGAGCTGCGCGGCAGCGGCGTTTCAGATCCGGGCCTCGTCGGGAGGCAGGTCATGATCCTGCTGGAAGGAGCGATCGCCCAGATGCTGATTCACCGTGATGTCTCCTACGCGATGGCGGCCGGCAAGGCCGCGGCCGCGCTCGTGGCCGACGGATTTCCGGAAACGCTCGAACGCGCTGCGCCGGCCGAGGCGCGGATGGCCTGA
- a CDS encoding LysE family translocator produces the protein MTFASSLSLLFVMVALAAIPSSSVALVVVRSATLGVRHGIASALGIVAGDLIFAAMAIAGLVTVAELMGTFFAVLRYLAAAYLIWFGFSLIRGGAKAGEPTDVRRAGGLGVSFAAGVALTLGDVKAILFYAALFPVFVDVTALSTFDIGVIGSITLIGVGGVKLVYAFAARAVANASQGFPFRRPIRMVAGTLMIGTGGYLIVKG, from the coding sequence ATGACCTTTGCCAGTTCGCTTTCCCTGCTTTTCGTCATGGTCGCGCTCGCCGCAATTCCCAGTTCGAGCGTCGCGTTGGTGGTCGTGCGATCGGCGACGCTGGGCGTGCGCCACGGCATCGCCTCGGCGCTGGGCATCGTTGCCGGGGATCTCATTTTCGCCGCCATGGCGATAGCGGGGCTCGTGACTGTCGCGGAGTTGATGGGCACCTTTTTCGCCGTGCTGCGCTATCTCGCCGCCGCCTATCTCATCTGGTTCGGCTTCAGCCTGATCCGCGGCGGCGCGAAAGCGGGCGAGCCAACGGATGTGCGCCGGGCGGGCGGCCTGGGCGTGAGCTTTGCCGCGGGTGTCGCGCTCACGCTCGGCGACGTGAAGGCGATCCTGTTCTACGCGGCATTGTTTCCGGTCTTTGTCGACGTGACCGCGCTCTCGACCTTCGACATCGGTGTGATCGGATCGATCACGCTGATCGGCGTGGGCGGCGTGAAACTGGTCTATGCCTTCGCGGCGCGTGCGGTCGCCAATGCTTCGCAAGGGTTTCCCTTCAGAAGGCCCATTCGCATGGTCGCCGGCACCTTGATGATCGGCACGGGTGGGTATCTCATCGTCAAAGGATAG
- a CDS encoding DUF1127 domain-containing protein → MSCLARIVVTIFHIWPDRWRQRRNLRDMTDDQLRDLGISRRDAMREGRRPFWR, encoded by the coding sequence ATGTCATGCCTCGCCCGTATCGTCGTAACGATCTTCCACATCTGGCCCGATCGATGGCGTCAGCGCCGCAATCTCCGTGACATGACCGATGACCAGCTTCGCGATCTCGGGATCAGCAGGCGCGACGCGATGCGGGAAGGCCGCCGCCCCTTCTGGCGATGA